Proteins co-encoded in one Agrobacterium cucumeris genomic window:
- a CDS encoding MarR family winged helix-turn-helix transcriptional regulator, with amino-acid sequence MTNELTIDGSERPVCNADVSFSQMSGLYNRPGFKIRRAHQTAVAIFAAETSELGITSTQFGILFALASVADLDQAGMARLVGLDRSTTGLVVDLLERRELLHRVMHEEDRRRRVLNLSAKGRALFERSLEPAATAVKSLLGDADQSEVSRFTDIMEHLVTEHLGRGELDTEGPLRDLYSRPGYLIRRSHQLSSGIFVRECEAFNVTTTQFGVLYTLSHCPAIDQATLACLVHLDRSTTALVIGLLEGRGLVQRRIDLADRRRRVLTLSDAGVKLFQDLGPSAQEAIERLLRPLSGGERKFLLTMLDDMVSRHERST; translated from the coding sequence AGATGTCGGGGCTTTATAACCGCCCCGGATTCAAGATCCGCCGCGCCCACCAGACGGCGGTCGCCATCTTTGCCGCCGAAACGTCGGAACTCGGGATCACATCTACCCAGTTCGGAATTCTCTTCGCGCTGGCCAGCGTCGCCGATCTCGACCAGGCCGGGATGGCGCGTCTGGTAGGGCTCGACCGGTCAACGACTGGACTAGTGGTTGACTTGCTCGAACGGCGCGAACTGCTGCATCGCGTGATGCACGAAGAGGATCGGCGCCGGCGCGTACTTAACCTTTCCGCCAAAGGAAGGGCGCTGTTCGAGCGCTCCCTGGAACCGGCCGCAACTGCCGTAAAAAGCCTGCTAGGAGATGCCGACCAGTCCGAGGTGTCTCGGTTTACCGACATCATGGAACATCTGGTCACTGAACATCTCGGCAGGGGGGAACTGGATACCGAGGGACCGCTGCGCGACCTTTACAGCCGTCCCGGTTATCTGATCCGGCGAAGCCATCAGCTATCGAGCGGGATCTTCGTTCGGGAATGCGAAGCGTTCAATGTAACCACGACACAGTTCGGTGTGCTCTATACGCTGTCGCATTGTCCCGCCATCGATCAGGCGACCCTGGCATGCCTGGTTCATCTCGACCGCTCGACGACCGCACTCGTGATAGGACTTCTTGAGGGACGCGGACTGGTGCAGCGGCGGATCGACCTCGCGGATCGACGTCGGCGCGTACTGACCCTTAGCGATGCTGGAGTGAAACTGTTCCAAGACCTCGGTCCCTCAGCCCAAGAGGCGATCGAACGTTTACTGCGTCCTTTGTCTGGGGGAGAACGAAAGTTTCTGTTGACTATGCTTGACGACATGGTGTCTCGCCACGAGCGTAGCACCTAG